One Oreochromis niloticus isolate F11D_XX linkage group LG16, O_niloticus_UMD_NMBU, whole genome shotgun sequence genomic window carries:
- the sp3a gene encoding transcription factor Sp3a yields the protein MTAPEQPMKADDMAALDVDSSKSDFMQQEEGRGNQTSDPSTQLTGTEKWEVLTPTTAAKDESGIVQIQSQGILTSNGQYVLPIQNLQGQPIFVTSGTDDSSANSVPNIQYQVIPQIQTADGQLSFSTASVEGPTLTQDATGQIQILPDGSQSLSVTSTASILNNNQNLISQTANIQQIQGVSIGSSTFNNQGQVVTNVPVGLPGNITFVPVNSVDLDSLGLSGAQTIATGVTADGQLIMASQPVDGSESLAKTDDHLSQTLPVNDSNANPEIFVPTSSSLHVTASEAGLLTQNTSLPSVATGQANSSSGLQEGFAQQNQELNVHASSAQPIIQLQQVPVQTTNGQVVQSVAAGGQSLQNVQLINPGTFIIQAQTVTPSGQIQWQTFQVQGVQNLQNLQLPTTPPQQITLAPVQTLSLGNISTGQIPNLQTVTVNSVAQQEGDTDPPADIQIKEEPDSGEWQLSTDSTLNTSDLSHLRVRLVDEEDQLGQEGKRLRRVACTCPNCRESGGRGSSMGKKKQHICHIAGCGKVYGKTSHLRAHLRWHSGERPFVCSWMFCGKRFTRSDELQRHRRTHTGEKKFVCPECSKRFMRSDHLAKHIKTHQNKKGVNSGSAVVASMESAGSSDSIITTAGATLILTNIQQGSSNAQDILANAEIPLQLVTTVAASEVME from the exons ATGACTG CCccagaacagccaatgaaaGCGGATGATATGGCTGCCTTAGACGTGGACAGCAGTAAGAGCGACTTTATGCAGCAGGAGGAAGGCAGGGGCAATCAG aCCTCAGATCCATCTACGCAGCTTACTGGGACAGAGAAATGGGAGGTGTTAACCCCCACAACAGCAGCAAAAGATGAGTCTGGAATAGTACAGATCCAAAGTCAAGGGATATTAACGTCAAATGGGCAGTATGTTCTTCCTATCCAGAACTTACAGGGTCAGCCAATCTTTGTGACGTCAGGAACAGACGACTCCTCTGCCAATTCAGTGCCTAACATTCAGTACCAAGTAATTCCTCAGATTCAGACAGCAGATGGACAGCTGAGCTTCTCCACGGCCAGTGTGGAAGGACCAACCCTGACTCAGGATGCTACGGGACAGATTCAGATCTTGCCTGATGGTAGCCAGAGTCTCAGTGTGACATCAACTGCAAGCATCCTTAACAACAACCAGAACCTCATTTCACAGACTGCTAACATCCAGCAGATCCAGGGGGTTTCTATTGGCAGCTCCACCTTCAACAACCAGGGCCAGGTTGTTACTAATGTGCCTGTGGGTTTGCCCGGGAACATTACCTTTGTTCCTGTTAACAGCGTAGACTTGGACTCCCTTGGCTTGTCTGGTGCTCAAACTATAGCAACAGGGGTCACTGCTGATGGCCAGCTAATTATGGCAAGTCAGCCTGTGGATGGCTCTGAGAGTCTGGCTAAGACAGATGACCATCTCTCACAGACACTACCAGTAAATGACTCAAATGCAAATCCTGAGATATTTGTGCCAACGTCTTCCTCTCTACATGTTACAGCAAGTGAAGCAGGTCTGCTAACCCAGAATACTTCATTACCATCGGTGGCTACGGGGCAAGCCAACTCAAGTTCTGGTCTCCAGGAAGGCTTCGCCCAGCAAAATCAGGAGCTAAATGTCCACGCGTCTTCAGCTCAGCCGATCATCCAGCTGCAGCAGGTTCCTGTTCAGACCACCAACGGACAAGTGGTGCAGTCAGTGGCGGCAGGTGGGCAGAGTCTGCAAAATGTGCAACTGATCAACCCGGGAACCTTCATCATCCAAGCTCAGACAGTTACGCCATCAGGTCAGATACAGTGGCAGACCTTTCAAGTGCAAGGAGTGCAGAACCTCCAGAATCTCCAGCTGCCCACCACACCTCCCCAGCAGATTACTCTTGCTCCAGTCCAGACCCTGTCCTTGGGTAACATCAGCACAGGACAGATCCCCAACCTGCAGACAGTCACAGTCAACTCAGTGGCCCAGCAGGAAGGAGACACCGATCCCCCTGCAG ATATTCAGATCAAGGAAGAGCCAGACTCTGGAGAATGGCAGCTTAGCACTGATTCTACCCTGAACACGAGCGATCTGTCCCACCTCCGAGTCAGACTGGTGGATGAGGAGGATCAGCTTGGCCAAGAGGGCAAGAGGCTGCGCAGAGTGGCATGTACCTGCCCTAATTGCAGAGAGTCGGGTGGCAG AGGATCTAGCATGgggaagaagaagcagcacatCTGCCACATCGCGGGCTGTGGGAAAGTATACGGAAAGACATCGCACCTGCGAGCACACCTGCGCTGGCATTCAGGGGAGCGACCTTTTGTTTGCAGCTGGATGTTCTGTGGGAAGAGGTTCACACGCAGCGATGAGCTGCAGAGGCACAGGAGAACACACACAG GAGAGAAGAAGTTTGTCTGCCCAGAATGTTCCAAGCGCTTCATGCGGAGCGACCACCTGGCGAAGCACAttaaaactcatcagaacaaaAAAGGCGTGAACTCTGGCAGCGCCGTGGTGGCCTCGATGGAATCCGCAGGGTCCTCAGACAGTATCATCACCACGGCAGGCGCCACCCTCATCCTCACCAACATCCAGCAGGGCTCCAGCAACGCCCAGGACATCCTAGCCAACGCAGAGATCCCACTCCAGCTCGTCACCACAGTAGCGGCCAGCGAAGTCATGGAGTGA